Proteins encoded within one genomic window of Odocoileus virginianus isolate 20LAN1187 ecotype Illinois chromosome 2, Ovbor_1.2, whole genome shotgun sequence:
- the LOC110146683 gene encoding olfactory receptor 1J4-like, which yields MKRENQSSMSEFLLLGLPILPEQQGMFFALFLGMYLTTVLGNLLIFLLIRLDPRLHTPMYFFLSHLALTDVSFSSVTIPKMLINMLTQQQSIPYVECISQVYFFILFGCLDNFLLAVMAYDRYVAICQPLHYTAVMRQELCISLVAVSWFFCCIHALLHTLLLIQLSFCAENTIPNFFCDLPALLKMSCSDISINELVIFTEGGMLFIVPLSIILGSYVRIGTIVLRVPSTKRLFKAFSTCGSHLFVVSLYYGTLAGVYFFSSLWDSSDKYIIASVIYTIVTPMLNPFIYSLRNGDIKQALEIVLKRANFLK from the coding sequence atGAAGAGGGAGAATCAGAGCAGCATGTCCGagttcctcctcctggggctccccaTCCTGCCAGAACAACAGGGCATGTTCTTTGCCCTGTTCCTGGGCATGTACCTGACCACAGTGCTGGGGAATCTGCTCATCTTCCTGCTCATCAGGCTGGACCCtcgcctccacacccccatgtacttcttcctcagccacTTGGCCCTCACTGATGTCTCCTTTTCGTCTGTCACTATCCCTAAGATGCTGATAAACATGCTTACTCAGCAACAATCCATCCCCTATGTGGAGTGCATTTCCCAGGtgtattttttcatactttttggcTGTCTTGACAACTTCCTCCTTGCAGTGATGGCCTATGACAGGTACGTGGCCATATGTCAGCCACTTCACTACACCGCTGTCATGAGGCAGGAGCTGTGTATCTCACTGGTAGCTGTGTCCTGGTTCTTCTGCTGTATCCACGCCCTGTTGCATACCCTCCTCTTGATCCAACTCTCCTTCTGTGCTGAAAATACCATCCCCAACTTCTTCTGTGACCTCCCTGCCCTCCTGAAGATGAGCTGCTCAGACATTTCCATCAACGAGCTGGTCATCTTTACTGAAGGAGGAATGCTGTTCATCGTGCCTCTGAGTATCATCTTGGGCTCCTATGTTCGTATAGGGACCATCGTCCTGAGGGTCCCCTCCACTAAGAGACTCTTTAAAGCATTCTCCACTTGTGGCTCTCATCTCTTTGTGGTATCTTTATACTATGGAACACTTGCTGGTGTTTACTTTTTCTCCTCATTATGGGACTCCAGTGACAAATATataattgcttcagtcatataCACAATAGTTActcccatgctgaacccctttaTCTACAGCCTCAGAAACGGAGACATAAAACAAGCCCTAGAAATAGTTCTCAAAAGGGCTAACTTCTTGAAATGA
- the LOC139036966 gene encoding olfactory receptor 1J4-like translates to MRPENQSHVSEFLLLGLPIQPEQQGVFFALFLGVYLATVLGNLLIILLIRLDPRLHTPMYFFLSHLALTDVSFSSVTVPKMLINMQTQDQSIPYAGCIAQMYFFLFFGCIDNLLLVVMAYDRYMAICHPLHYTTIMSRGLCMFLLAGSWLLSCVGALSHTILLAQLSFCAENIIPHFFCDLAALLQLSCSDTSLNELLIFTVGTAVVILPLSGILVSYGLIGVSILRVPSTKGICKALSTCGSHLSVVSLFYGTIMALYFATSSGKSNDKDMIASVMYTVVTPMLNPFIYSLRNRDMKLALGVLFRSNNLFI, encoded by the coding sequence ATGAGGCCCGAGAATCAGAGCCATGTGTCCGagttcctcctcctggggctccctATCCAGCCAGAGCAGCAGGGCGTGTTCTTTGCCCTGTTCCTGGGCGTGTACCTGGCCACGGTGCTGGGcaacctgctcatcatcctgcTCATCAGGCTGGACCCtcgcctccacacccccatgtacttcttcctcagccacTTGGCCCTCACTGATGTCTCCTTTTCATCTGTCACTGTCCCTAAGATGCTGATAAACATGCAAACCCAGGATCAATCCATTCCCTATGCAGGGTGCATAGCACAgatgtattttttcctattttttggctgcatcgaTAACCTTCTTCTTGTAGTGATGGCTTATGACAGGTACATGGCCATCTGTCACCCTCTCCACTACACCACCATCATGAGCAGGGGGCTGTGTATGTTTCTGCTGGCTGGATCCTGGCTCCTCTCTTGTGTCGGTGCCCTGTCCCACACCATCCTCCTGGCTCAGCTGTCCTTCTGTGCGGAGAACATCATCCCACATTTCTTCTGTGACCTTGCTGCCCTGCTCCAGCTCTCCTGCTCAGACACCTCTCTCAATGAGCTGCTCATATTCACTGTAGGGACTGCAGTTGTCATTCTTCCACTGAGTGGCATTCTGGTCTCGTATGGCCTCATTGGGGTCTCCATCCTGAGGGTCCCTTCTACCAAGGGGATCTGCAAAGCCCTGTCCACCTGTGGCTCCCACCTCTCTGTGGTGTCTCTCTTCTATGGAACCATTATGGCACTGTACTTTGCCACCTCATCAGGCAAGTCCAACGACAAAGACATGATTGCTTCAGTGATGTACACAGTGGTgacccccatgctgaaccccttcatctacagccTAAGGAACAGAGACATGAAATTGGCTCTGGGAGTTCTTTTCAGAAGCAATAACCTTTTCATTTAG